In Zygosaccharomyces rouxii strain CBS732 chromosome D complete sequence, one DNA window encodes the following:
- the FMP27 gene encoding Fmp27p (similar to uniprot|Q06179 Saccharomyces cerevisiae YLR454W FMP27 The authentic non-tagged protein was localized to the mitochondria), with translation MVTNAVKYLLTYVVLPLLVCNLLLRIFAGITFWLINPLRLEIFHLHIRGKCNVGSLRFSPRHKKIFVENLTIFKPSGDKQKKQDSSETTSTKGFEKKEDARDKKSPRLLEKYLPIALRILNGLQIEIANLTAEHVQLDVEDFRAVVKYQHKSKNFTLNADVRGARWIAQSICQDFSLNISTKLALHKLGQGIPLENTVTDIKVCDVLVPMDFIQMMKASTPPSQSPLKEQVVQQEHYKESTDPDFDASLDEALQGMGKKVDKVRKIIELVSEVNVVIDKIAVRGISMAPIPELRELDEAMTYNIYASNIKLEIRKFESHMPGFKLLFADEDTPIKMGLTISNFAISLEMKKKCHFLGNQSIKVLETPSISLFGSSNLISQEFELSEESGLKNALLSLRCNVLSPTFDIDVNHLSFYKTFKRNISVFAGSLQDTSCTPAHLTATVWKKHLMLLFFKRCLPLIDLKFTLEDARLLISDGDDMMIYKLTALLLRYHTERYLLHEAKKVSGVNYDGRLATEVLGMRLEHLNKAQNYEKRIASIESVSLRVAIDVVPEFLMSSSADLNAFHVDVSDLPTMIALNNIFRKLDIQMQAVEQHYFKPLYEKFEERLHIAEKQKAKAQSEMEAPEILPSSFIFKELPSFFDFVKISLSNFSISVGCRSVFMPPEVFSNIDAQSPEDMVNGQLRKLCHKVNEVEMVFFGNKTQFRQKDEGDRIRMVKSSPDSDYKSYKDDSLDNLSGSDATEVAHLWNFDLLIDGVSLVVIAESPESVNELTTRRVFELSVFSLKVFPDLDPYDSELGSKVLVRFDTKRIFSVTSLMFGFLIISGVHTLKQIFGRDIAHKDKESMAKSHFMALSEAKKKGCYSNVKWSELKQFLDIQFVVDRFSQVMDLPNGLKTRLEFYSVFLTLENMNDITFMGDYARLCVESPAVKKYWVRLATISQFKVLASISKFKSQAKKDSGRFALFEPSIILENESWHFNIPHQFEMYRLFDNISTVVKSFKQMIYSFKTCKSDVVVFPKVVEAPALPKIKLLSQRMHFTIDDDPFEAELSTIFQIGLKEQKIRLAKLKEFDEQIQAELAENAKNQLRGNYKGTNNNKGTDLFHRLVSFGGKTAHKKMFHRNLIPKINVPFNIDDGVKEEEDVDDEPIVMNEEEVILQRAANLFKKLEENFSTSWINRIKQFKHTQRESFYNNFSYLWGSIDYTKLPPDVNHRVLPFSTNPFLSTLTIEEIDIDIFQPSFGVDRTADFIHDVGKKVPRDTEYSILIPMYLDAKFQEVRWHLRDYPLPFIYIPRLDNSQGCERTSIKIHGDFVVGEDIIRSESELRTLFIPLIPSIIMENTDCYYSLLIPRTITAMKVFTDLKLDFNSMQTTQVTWGGGYQPAIQQTMQCFDNFSKPPLDPSGKTGFWDKLRYLFHAKIKISWKNHGRFEVGLKGGKSPHKIGADAAGFLLGFHKNIVLTVNEDGDPRKFVSCSADEIYFSIPNYFAKPLLVWSRPSSQTVFVPIHSEPTLQDYAFFYYLCDLNTTLERIKQVKAMGLHYIEKTGIKLTGGVTLNIGTIFERLISGSRERTFDSVPHYKIRLSNPIYLPDRRNHDSYAGFRSDYIHLSFTLLSASSSAYNTLQLSPAGLVTFLKWWKSFAGNFPVRSGPLFGLQSISPKFGDHLRTISYRADVSPLFVSYTAHSVDISRLTKKVQSDVREFAGVKAKATKFVMDLHQRKEVLITFQEELNRTKQIMKLNFVGGEVLAEKLDIRTVQGKFKPMKTPEDKNSGVFEVFDNDMAWYDVTDFKEAYALGLENYIPHVRIKPFLYTPHFVYRKRASYGDRYQVDPKDHHSIPPFRNDVSHDCTLGHAEHLQLGILKQRVHTLKDLRTKKAQENGDASHKDFMQKLDLEIEKAQNLFEDFEHMQNHKGDSADSHEYHYELPNLMKRFLSESYEHRYCVNYALLRWNEDTRDALFKFLHYISLAHQFSQLSATKSLQIIEDVVKQKTESVLTEENHHHGSNPTKKPTKDIDWDALDGSNINYMLSSILEKHMSELEVPVKHILRNNHFVEFLSPQIQMVSHEEPDSCVMLTSSGMKMEVVSFDGDLNGDEYRRNTMLKRYGIHVVNSNVFHFHRKDFMDHPAMYFDIAAYGHVEGTSWPPWVALELCFDSNQVPEEAIIIKDLSFILCYDKLSGLSSYYNIMKERLQNKLGGYFPKVSISSDSKTYASVYRLVKTLCLYSEPDSAELRKQIDKLTIGFDLGNVTEMRNAIQDLHENLRMLSTVESAFLFKRQILDDADRFDFENVQSEKLYHLLKLYIMIEVFISNSRGSDDGEDTLFWDFHVGTIGLHLLMERVKPFLDVNVEGVHIERLESSNGFNNNKVVANGFHIRDMREGVIFQNVVGPLDSKHLTDDEKAKSAPLVSIEWQMDEPVGGIKVAKSVDTRITGLNLNLENEMITKVVQWFLPDELKNSVLDDSSEDSESSGLVSAIADTEDYDIGREIALDEHSDLNEMVQRSSDFVILEHLNLNTFKVCVSFRGTGALRLANVTDFVYNFPTLKLQHQTMRVADLLIILKKVLIKDLVKHTGRFLGAKVTRRRDSGSVSGEGNGTTSIMGPMKRLPSFSSSTGSK, from the coding sequence ATGGTGACTAACGCGGTGAAATATCTGCTCACCTACGTTGTGCTTCCGCTGCTTGTATGTAATCTCCTGTTACGCATATTTGCAGGCATAACGTTTTGGTTGATAAATCCTTTAAGATTAGAGATATTTCATTTACACATCAGGGGGAAGTGTAATGTTGGTTCGCTTCGATTCTCACCACGGCacaagaaaatttttgtaGAGAATTTGACGATCTTTAAACCTAGTGGGGACaagcagaagaagcaaGACAGTAGTGAGACTACTTCAACGAAAGGTTTCgagaaaaaggaagatgCAAGGGATAAAAAGTCTCCGAGATTGCTAGAAAAATACTTGCCCATCGCACTTAGAATTTTAAATGGTTTACAGATTGAAATTGCCAATTTGACTGCAGAGCATGTGCAATTGGACGTGGAAGATTTTAGAGCTGTTGTCAAATACCAACATAAGAGTAAGAACTTTACCCTCAATGCAGACGTTCGAGGTGCCAGATGGATTGCTCAATCTATTTGtcaagatttttcactAAATATATCTACTAAATTGGCGTTGCATAAATTAGGACAGGGAATTCCTTTGGAGAACACTGTGACAGATATAAAAGTTTGTGATGTTTTAGTACCTATGGATTTTATCCAGATGATGAAGGCATCAACGCCGCCTTCTCAAAGTCCATTGAAGGAACAAGTGGTCCAGCAGGAGCATTACAAGGAAAGTACAGATCCTGATTTTGATGCTTCGCTGGACGAAGCTTTACAAGGAATGGGTAAAAAAGTCGACAAAGTTCGTAAAATTATTGAGCTAGTTTCTGAAGTAAATGTAGTGATCGATAAGATTGCCGTCAGGGGTATTTCAATGGCGCCAATTCCTGAACTACGCGAGTTAGATGAAGCTATGACTTATAATATATATGCTTCTAATattaaattggaaattcgGAAGTTTGAAAGCCATATGCCTGGTTTTAAGTTATTGTTtgctgatgaagatactCCTATAAAAATGGGTTTAacgatttcaaattttgcTATATCACTtgaaatgaagaagaagtgTCACTTCCTAGGTAATCAATCGATTAAAGTATTAGAAACTCCGAGTATATCCTTATTTGGTTCATCAAACTTGATATCTCAGGAATTCGAATTAAGTGAAGAATCAGGTTTGAAAAATGCTCTGCTAAGTCTTCGGTGTAACGTTCTGTCACCAACATTTGACATTGACGTAAATCATTTGTCCTTTTACAAGACTTTCAAAAGGAATATAAGTGTTTTTGCAGGGTCATTACAAGACACCAGTTGCACACCAGCACACCTGACGGCAACTGTTTGGAAGAAGCATCTGATGTTGTTATTTTTCAAGAGGTGTCTTCCTTTAATAGATCTTAAATTCACATTAGAGGATGCAAGATTGTTAATTAGCGATGGAGATGACATGATGATTTATAAATTGACGGCACTTTTACTCAGGTATCACACTGAGCGGTATTTATTACATGAAGCTAAGAAGGTAAGCGGTGTGAATTATGACGGGCGGCTTGCTACAGAAGTTTTGGGAATGAGATTGGAACATTTGAACAAAGCTCAAAATTATGAAAAGAGGATAGCGTCTATTGAGAGCGTTTCGCTGAGAGTTGCTATTGATGTGGTTCCGGAGTTTTTGATGTCCTCTTCGGCAGATTTGAATGCTTTTCATGTTGACGTTTCTGATCTTCCCACCATGATCGCACTAAACAACATCTTTAGGAAACTCGACATTCAGATGCAAGCTGTGGAGCAGCATTATTTTAAGCCACTGTATGAGAAATTCGAAGAAAGATTGCATATCGCCGAAAAGCAAAAGGCGAAGGCTCAAAGTGAAATGGAAGCGCCTGAAATTCTTCCTAGTtccttcattttcaaagaattacCTTCGTTTTTCGACTTCGTCAAAATATCTTTGAGTAATTTTTCTATTTCAGTTGGTTGTAGATCGGTATTCATGCCTCCAGAGGTTTTTTCTAACATTGATGCTCAGAGTCCAGAGGATATGGTTAATGGTCAGTTGAGAAAGTTATGTCATAAGGTGAATGAAGTGGAAATGGTCTTTTTTGGTAATAAGACTCAATTCCGCCAGAAGGACGAAGGAGATAGAATTAGGATGGTCAAATCTTCACCAGATAGCGATTATAAATCGTACAAGGATGATAGTTTGGATAATCTTTCGGGCAGTGATGCAACGGAAGTAGCACATCTATGGAACTTCGATTTGTTGATAGATGGTGTTTCGTTGGTTGTAATTGCGGAATCACCTGAATCTGTAAATGAGTTGACTACAAGGAGAGTGTTTGAACTGTCGGTATTCTCATTGAAAGTTTTCCCAGATTTGGATCCTTACGATAGCGAACTCGGTTCAAAAGTGCTGGTGAGATTTGATACCAAGAGAATTTTCAGCGTTACCTCTTTAATGTTTGGTTTTTTGATAATATCCGGGGTACACACTTTGAAGCAGATTTTTGGTCGTGATATAGCGCACaaagataaagaatctATGGCGAAGAGTCATTTTATGGCGCTATCTGAGGCCAAGAAAAAGGGTTGTTACAGTAACGTAAAATGGTCAGAGTTGAAGCAATTTTTGGATATTCAGTTTGTCGTCGATAGATTTAGTCAAGTGATGGACCTGCCGAATGGCCTGAAGACAAGGTTAGAATTCTATTCTGTTTTTCTCACTTTAGAAAATATGAACGATATCACGTTTATGGGAGACTACGCTAGATTGTGTGTCGAGTCACCAGCTGTGAAGAAATACTGGGTTCGTCTTGCAACAATATCACAGTTTAAAGTTTTGGCTAGTATCTCCAAGTTTAAAAGCCAGGCAAAGAAAGATTCAGGACGTTTTGCACTATTTGAGCCTTCCATCATTTTAGAAAATGAGTCTTGGCATTTTAATATTCCTCACCAATTCGAAATGTACAGACTATTTGACAACATATCAACCGTAGTGAAGTCGTTCAAACAAATGatttattcttttaaaaCGTGTAAGAGTGATGTCGTTGTTTTCCCGAAGGTTGTCGAGGCACCTGCGCTACCGAAAATCAAACTGTTGTCTCAAAGGATGCATTTTACCATCGATGATGATCCTTTCGAAGCAGAACTAAGTACAATCTTTCAGATTGGTTTGAAGGAACAAAAGATAAGGCTTGCTAAActaaaagaatttgatgaacAAATCCAGGCCGAGTTAGCGGAAAATGCCAAGAATCAGCTACGTGGTAATTATAAGGGGACAAATAACAACAAGGGTACTGACTTATTCCATAGGCTTGTCTCCTTTGGAGGAAAGACTGCCCATAAGAAAATGTTTCACCGAAATTTAATCCCCAAAATTAACGTACCGTTTAATATAGATGATGGTGTAAaggaggaggaagatgTGGACGATGAACCCATTGTAatgaatgaagaagaagttattCTGCAGAGAGCTGcaaatcttttcaagaaGCTGGAAGAAAACTTCTCTACATCATGGATAAATCGCATTAAACAATTTAAGCACACCCAAAGGGAGTCGTTCTACAATAATTTCTCCTACTTGTGGGGTAGCATCGATTATACGAAACTTCCTCCGGATGTGAACCACCGAGTTCTTCCTTTCTCTACTAATCCATTTTTGAGTACTTTgacaattgaagaaatcgatATCGATATTTTCCAACCTTCCTTCGGTGTGGACAGAACTGCAGATTTCATCCATGATGTTGGTAAGAAAGTGCCAAGGGATACTGAGTATTCTATCCTAATACCAATGTACTTGGACGCCAAGTTCCAAGAAGTTAGGTGGCATCTAAGAGATTATCCCCTTCCTTTCATTTATATTCCTCGACTTGATAATTCACAAGGTTGTGAAAGAACTTCCATTAAGATACATGGTGATTTTGTGGTTGGAGAAGATATTATTCGGTCTGAAAGCGAATTGAGAACCCTTTTCATTCCCCTCATTCCATCAATTATTATGGAAAATACGGATTGTTACTATTCCCTGCTAATCCCAAGAACAATCACTGCTATGAAAGTCTTCACTGATTTGAAACTcgatttcaattctatgCAAACTACTCAGGTCACTTGGGGTGGTGGTTATCAACCTGCGATTCAGCAAACAATGCAGTGTTTCGATAACTTTTCGAAACCACCATTGGATCCTTCAGGTAAAACGGGGTTCTGGGACAAGTTAAGATACCTATTCCATGCTAAGATTAAAATATCGTGGAAGAACCACGGTAGATTTGAGGTTGGGCTGAAAGGTGGTAAGAGCCCACATAAGATTGGAGCTGATGCTGCGGGTTTCTTACTGGGCTTCCATAAGAACATTGTACTCACTGTAAATGAAGACGGAGACCCTAGAAAGTTTGTATCTTGCTCTGCTGACGAAATTTACTTCAGCATACCCAATTATTTTGCCAAGCCGCTGTTGGTGTGGTCTCGTCCAAGTAGTCAGACCGTTTTTGTACCGATTCACAGCGAACCTACTCTGCAGGATTACGCATTCTTCTATTATTTATGCGATCTCAATACCACTCTAGAAAGGATCAAACAGGTGAAAGCCATGGGATTGCATTACATCGAAAAGACCGGTATTAAATTGACGGGTGGTGTAACACTGAATATTGGAACAATCTTTGAGCGCCTTATTTCAGGAAGTAGGGAAAGGACTTTTGATTCCGTTCCACACTATAAAATTCGGCTAAGTAACCCAATTTATTTGCCTGACAGACGTAATCACGACTCTTACGCGGGTTTCCGGAGTGATTATATTCATCTATCTTTCACTTTGCTAtctgcttcatcttccGCATACAATACACTCCAATTGAGTCCAGCAGGACTCGTTACCTTTTTGAAATGGTGGAAATCGTTTGCAGGGAATTTCCCTGTAAGAAGTGGTCCATTATTTGGTTTGCAGAGTATCAGTCCCAAGTTTGGTGATCATTTGCGTACTATATCATATCGTGCGGACGTTTCCCCTCTATTCGTTAGCTACACTGCACACAGTGTGGACATTTCCCGATTGACTAAGAAGGTGCAATCAGATGTTCGAGAATTCGCAGGTGTTAAAGCTAAAGCTACCAAGTTTGTAATGGACCTTCATCAGAGAAAAGAAGTACTGATTACCTTCCAAGAAGAACTCAACAGAACGAAGCAGATTATGAAGTTGAATTTCGTGGGAGGAGAGGTTTTAGCCGAGAAACTGGATATTCGTACAGTTCAAGGCAAGTTCAAGCCCATGAAAACCCCAGAAGACAAAAATAGTGGTGTATTTGAGGTCTTTGATAATGATATGGCTTGGTATGATGTCacagatttcaaagaagcTTATGCACTCGGTCTAGAGAACTACATTCCTCATGTGCGCATTAAACCTTTCTTGTATACACCGCATTTTGTCTACCGTAAACGTGCTTCTTACGGTGATAGGTACCAGGTTGATCCAAAGGACCATCATTCTATTCCTCCATTTAGAAATGACGTTTCCCATGATTGTACCTTAGGCCATGCTGAGCACTTGCAATTAGGCATTTTAAAACAGAGAGTTCATACTCTCAAAGATTTGAGAACCAAGAAAGCTCAAGAAAACGGTGATGCTAGTCATAAGGACTTCATGCAGAAACTTGATTTGGAGATTGAAAAAGCCCAAAATTTGTTTGAGGATTTCGAACATATGCAAAACCACAAAGGAGACTCTGCCGATTCGCATGAGTACCATTATGAGCTGCCAAATCTAATGAAGCGATTTCTTTCGGAATCGTATGAACATCGTTATTGTGTCAATTATGCACTGTTGAGGTGGAATGAGGATACGAGGGACGCACTTTTTAAGTTTTTGCATTATATTTCTTTGGCTCATCAATTCTCTCAACTTTCCGCTACCAAATCCTTGCAAATCATTGAAGATGTGGTGAAACAAAAGACTGAATCGGTTTTAACTGAGgaaaatcatcatcatggATCAAACCCAACTAAAAAACCAACTAAAGATATTGACTGGGATGCTTTGGATGGAAGCAATATCAATTATATGCTTTCAAGTATTTTGGAGAAACACATGTCCGAACTTGAGGTACCTGTCAAACATATTTTGCGCAACAACCACTTTGTTGAATTTCTGAGTCCTCAGATTCAAATGGTTAGTCATGAAGAGCCAGATTCCTGTGTCATGCTTACATCTTCTGGTATGAAAATGGAGGTCGTTTCGTTTGACGGTGATCTAAACGGTGATGAATATAGAAGGAACACCATGTTGAAACGCTATGGTATACACGTTGTTAACTCAAACGTGTTCCATTTCCATAGGAAAGACTTCATGGATCATCCAGCCATGTATTTCGATATTGCCGCTTATGGTCATGTTGAAGGGACTTCGTGGCCACCGTGGGTAGCATTGGAACTATGCTTCGATTCTAACCAAGTTCCGGAGGAAGCAATTATTATTAAAGACCTTTCTTTCATTCTGTGTTACGATAAGCTTTCAGGCCTTTCGAGTTATTATAATATAATGAAGGAAAGATTGCAAAACAAATTGGGCGGCTATTTCCCAAAGGtatccatttcatcagattcaaaGACTTATGCCTCTGTCTACAGGTTGGTGAAGACTTTATGTCTCTACAGTGAACCAGACAGTGCTGAATTGAGGAAACAGATAGATAAATTGACGATTGGATTTGATTTGGGCAATGTTACAGAGATGAGGAATGCCATCCAAGACTTACATGAAAATTTAAGGATGCTATCTACTGTGGAAAGTGCCTTTTTATTCAAGCGACAAATTCTGGATGATGCAGACAGATTTGACTTCGAAAACGTTCAGAGCGAAAAACTTTATCACCTATTGAAACTCTATATCATGATAGAGGTCTTCATTTCAAATAGCAGAGGATCcgatgatggtgaagacACCTTATTTTGGGACTTCCATGTGGGTACCATAGGATTACATCTGCTCATGGAAAGGGTCAAACCGTTCTTAGACGTAAATGTTGAAGGTGTGCATATTGAAAGACTAGAATCATCTAATGGATTCAACAATAACAAAGTTGTTGCGAATGGATTCCATATTAGAGATATGAGAGAAGGTgtcatttttcaaaacgtCGTCGGTCCTCTCGATTCGAAACATTTGACAGATGACGAAAAAGCTAAAAGCGCACCGCTTGTTTCTATCGAATGGCAGATGGATGAGCCTGTCGGTGGTATAAAAGTTGCAAAGAGTGTTGATACTAGAATTACTGGactaaatttaaatttagaaaatgaaatgattaCAAAAGTGGTACAGTGGTTTTTGCCGGATGAGCTAAAGAATTCAGTGCTAGATGACAGTTCTGAAGATAGTGAATCATCAGGTTTAGTATCGGCAATTGCAGATACAGAGGACTACGACATTGGTAGAGAGATTGCTTTAGATGAACATAGTGATTTAAATGAAATGGTCCAAAGATCTTCAGATTTCGTGATCCTTGAGCATCTGAACCTCAATACCTTTAAAGTATGTGTTTCTTTCAGAGGTACAGGTGCTCTGAGGTTAGCCAATGTTACAGATTTTGTCTACAATTTCCCTACGTTAAAACTACAACATCAAACTATGCGTGTCGCTGATCTACTAAtcattttgaagaaagtaTTGATTAAAGATTTAGTTAAACATACGGGTAGATTTTTAGGTGCAAAAGTTACTAGGAGACGAGATTCTGGCTCAGTTAGTGGTGAAGGAAATGGTACTACGTCGATAATGGGGCCTATGAAAAGGTTACCATCCTTCTCTAGCAGCACTGGGAGTAAATAA
- the TIF3 gene encoding Tif3p (similar to uniprot|P34167 Saccharomyces cerevisiae YPR163C TIF3 Suppressor of translation mutants Translation initiation factor eIF-4B), which translates to MVPPKRATKMDLNSFLNDDTFGSAWEETDVDLSKISIPVENVKANTIPLEELAAAKGGSNQNFRGGSRLDPALGGGRSFERTEYPVPDRPPYRAIINNIPWDITPEGVQAWVEDGLHKEDAVEEVDLPRSIKDPTRLKGIAFVTLKGREDLVQTLTFNGTPLNDRTVYVSVAAPRRDGFDWGGARGSSFQSSGDPAADLDWGAMRGSQFKGSRPPREEPDLDWGAMRGAQFKGSRPPREEPNLDWGAMRGAQFKGSKPPREEPNLDWGAARGSQFQTPRSDSGKKGGKSLFPDNDAKKDEDLDWGNIRNRPARGPKPAEDSGPDLDWGSARGAQYGKKTGGGSGSAHLRKQIAEKDNVDDKPKIQTSRFGVLSTEDDEEEESTEKETASEEQVTQLEKETQKLSVDNKETDEWNVVGKK; encoded by the coding sequence ATGGTACCACCAAAGAGAGCCACTAAGATGGACCTGAACTCATTTTTAAATGATGATACGTTTGGGTCCGCCTGGGAAGAAACTGATGTGGATTTGAGCAAGATTTCCATTCCTGTAGAAAACGTCAAGGCCAATACCATTCCATTGGAGGAATTAGCTGCCGCTAAAGGTGgttcaaatcaaaattttagagGAGGTTCCCGTCTAGATCCTGCccttggtggtggtagaaGCTTTGAACGTACTGAGTACCCAGTTCCAGACCGTCCACCTTACAGGGCTATTATCAACAACATTCCTTGGGACATAACACCCGAAGGTGTTCAAGCTTGGGTTGAAGATGGACTTCATAAGGAAGATGCTGTTGAAGAGGTAGACTTGCCAAGAAGTATCAAAGACCCAACACGTTTGAAGGGTATTGCCTTCGTTACTTTGAAAGGACGTGAAGATTTGGTACAAACTCTAACATTCAATGGTACTCCATTAAACGACCGTACCGTCTACGTATCTGTCGCAGCACCAAGAAGAGATGGTTTCGACTGGGGTGGAGCTCGTGGTTCCAGTTTCCAATCGTCTGGTGATCCTGCTGCCGATTTGGATTGGGGAGCTATGAGAGGTTCTCAATTCAAGGGTAGTAGACCACCAAGAGAAGAACCGGACTTGGATTGGGGAGCTATGAGAGGTGCTCAATTCAAAGGTAGTAGACCACCAAGAGAAGAACCAAACTTAGATTGGGGTGCTATGAGAGGTGCTCAATTCAAAGGTAGTAAACCACCAAGAGAAGAACCAAACTTAGATTGGGGTGCTGCCAGAGGTTCTCAATTTCAAACGCCAAGATCTGATTCCGGCAAGAAAGGTGGTAAGAGCCTTTTCCCAGATAACGATGCtaagaaagatgaagatttggattgGGGTAACATTAGAAATAGACCAGCCAGAGGCCCTAAACCAGCTGAAGATTCTGGTCCTGATTTGGATTGGGGCTCTGCCAGAGGTGCTCAATACGGTAAGAAAACTGGCGGTGGATCTGGCAGTGCCCACTTGAGAAAACAAATTGCCGAGAAGGACAATGTGGACGACAAGCCAAAGATACAAACTTCTCGTTTTGGTGTCTTGAGtactgaagatgatgaagaagaagaatccaCCGAAAAGGAAACCGCCAGTGAAGAGCAGGTTACTcaattagaaaaagaaaccCAAAAATTAAGCGTTGATAACAAGGAAACCGATGAGTGGAATGTCGTTGGTAAAAAATAA
- the ORC4 gene encoding origin recognition complex subunit 4 (similar to uniprot|P54791 Saccharomyces cerevisiae YPR162C ORC4 Subunit of the origin recognition complex which directs DNA replication by binding to replication origins and is also involved in transcriptional silencing) yields the protein MESIDSEFGPVRKAKVKVSPGRIIQDVSVDHEQSSLLQKMTLLPIKRPSSEESNPIDQQDEHREEVSSITTDNKNVNILNNIRLSSKRLKPNASPNEQNLSPKKVQPLDSGFKRFKHFLMRHLYQSLPPDQTRPYSYLRETHQEIDRLLKQSIVQKESHSSILVGPRGSFKTVLLNHELALLSERYHQQFITIRLNGFIHSEQTAINGIATQLEEQLRKLHGRIRKPVNEDTDISNGSLTEVFEKILRLLDSAAVSGSQDKSDNESTKITVVFIFDEMDTFAGPVRQTLLYNLFDMVEHARVPVCIFGCTTKLNILDYLEKRVKSRFSQRIIYMPQIEGFQQFIETVEEMLCPPSCDDGLKFVKSWHSLVHNELSKPNSDVHLLVKFNYETFKSLQHLRNGLIPLIFGAKDYESLENSFKTCSKTKSYNHNLLESSLTTKINSLSNLELCILICAARTVLKAKDESTNFNLVYAEYEEMIKSINRRIPTMAPTKSNEDTTAVIFDNKIKLWKKRDIKNVWESLLALNFLTEKSAVGLRESAIAAFYASNYQFQGTTIPFDLRRYQTQVTLQGLRRIVPRSSMYHPWTQL from the coding sequence atggAAAGTATCGATTCTGAATTTGGACCAGTAAGGAAGGCTAAAGTTAAGGTTAGTCCTGGTAGGATAATTCAAGATGTTTCTGTAGACCATGAACAAAGTTCATTATTGCAGAAAATGACACTTTTACCTATCAAGAGACCATCATCAGAGGAATCcaatccaattgatcaacaGGATGAACACAGAGAAGAGGTTTCCTCTATTACTACTGACAATAAGAATGTTAACATATTGAATAATATTAGATTGAGCTCGAAGAGATTAAAACCCAATGCCTCACCAAATGAGCAAAATCTCAGTCCTAAGAAGGTACAGCCGCTTGATTCTGGGTTTAAAAGATTTAAACATTTTTTAATGAGGCATCTATATCAATCCTTACCACCAGATCAAACTAGACCGTACTCTTATTTACGCGAGACTCATCAAGAGATTGATAGGCTTCTCAAACAATCTATCGTACAGAAGGAAAGCCATTCTAGTATTCTAGTTGGTCCCAGAGGAAGCTTCAAAACAGTTCTCCTAAATCACGAATTAGCATTATTATCCGAAAGATATCACCAACAGTTTATCACCATCAGATTAAATGGATTCATTCATTCGGAACAAACTGCTATCAATGGGATTGCAACACAATTAGAAGAACAACTGCGAAAGCTGCATGGGCGAATCAGGAAACCTGTGAATGAGGATACTGATATTAGTAATGGATCTTTGACTGAAGtgtttgaaaaaattctacGACTACTAGATTCTGCCGCCGTTAGTGGCAGCCAGGATAAAAGCGACAATGAAAGTACGAAAATTACAGTAGTTtttatctttgatgaaatggataCGTTTGCAGGGCCAGTTAGACAGACACTTTTGTACAACCTTTTCGACATGGTGGAACACGCTAGAGTTCCAGTATGTATATTTGGTTGTACTACCAAATTGAACATTTTGGACTACTTGGAAAAAAGAGTTAAAAGTCGATTTTCTCAAAGGATCATTTATATGCCACAGATTGAAGGTTTTCAACAGTTTATAGAAACAGTTGAAGAGATGCTATGTCCGCCTAGCTGCGATGATGGCCTCAAATTTGTGAAATCGTGGCACTCATTAGTTCACAATGAGTTGTCTAAACCCAATTCTGACGTGCACCTGCTTGTCAAATTCAATTATGAAACTTTTAAATCTCTTCAACATTTACGCAATGGGCTAATTCCTCTAATATTTGGAGCGAAGGACTACGAGTCACTGGAAAATTCCTTTAAAACTTGTAGTAAAACCAAGTCATACAACCATAACCTTTTAGAAAGCAGTTTGACGACCAAGATCAATTCTCTATCCAACTTGGAACTTTGTATTTTGATCTGTGCTGCAAGAACCGTCTTAAAGGCTAAAGACGAATCCACCAACTTCAATTTAGTCTACGCAGAATACGAGGAGATGATCAAATCGATTAATAGAAGAATCCCCACCATGGCACCTACGAAAAGTAACGAGGATACTACCGCGGTGATATTTGATAACAAGATCAAATTgtggaagaaaagagatatCAAAAACGTTTGGGAATCTCTATTAGCACTAAATTTTCTCACTGAAAAATCTGCTGTTGGACTAAGAGAATCGGCTATTGCAGCTTTTTATGCCAGtaattaccaatttcaagGAACTACCATCCCGTTTGATCTCAGAAGATACCAAACACAAGTCACACTACAAGGActaagaagaattgttccTCGATCTTCGATGTATCACCCATGGACCCAACTATAG